From a single Clostridium isatidis genomic region:
- a CDS encoding redox-sensing transcriptional repressor Rex produces MDKKKNISMAVIKRLPKYYRYLKELLKNDVERISSKELGEKIGFTASQIRQDLNNFGDFGQQGYGYNVKDLYNQIGLILGLDREYTAVLIGAGNIGQAIANYRFNENGLNIAAIFDANPKLIGIKIRDVEIKDIDYLDSFLAENNIDMGIICVPRNNAQAVCDKLVKGGVKGIWNFAPVDLVIPEDVMVENVHLSESLLTLIYLLHDQEN; encoded by the coding sequence ATGGATAAAAAGAAAAATATATCAATGGCTGTAATAAAAAGACTTCCTAAATATTATAGATATCTAAAAGAACTACTTAAAAATGATGTGGAAAGAATATCATCAAAAGAATTAGGAGAAAAGATAGGTTTTACAGCTTCGCAAATACGTCAAGATTTAAATAATTTTGGTGACTTTGGTCAACAAGGTTATGGATATAATGTTAAAGATTTGTATAATCAAATAGGCCTAATTTTAGGATTAGATAGAGAATATACTGCTGTCTTAATTGGAGCAGGTAATATAGGTCAGGCAATAGCCAATTATAGATTTAATGAAAATGGCTTAAATATTGCGGCTATTTTTGATGCTAATCCTAAGTTAATAGGAATAAAAATAAGAGATGTAGAAATAAAAGATATTGATTATCTAGATAGTTTCTTGGCTGAAAATAATATTGATATGGGAATAATATGTGTTCCAAGAAATAATGCGCAAGCTGTTTGTGATAAACTAGTAAAAGGTGGAGTAAAGGGAATATGGAATTTTGCTCCTGTTGATTTAGTAATTCCAGAAGACGTAATGGTAGAAAACGTACATTTATCAGAAAGTTTATTAACATTAATATACTTATTACACGATCAAGAAAACTAA